The Schistocerca gregaria isolate iqSchGreg1 chromosome X, iqSchGreg1.2, whole genome shotgun sequence nucleotide sequence ttctccttgccttcttcttctccttgccttcttcttctccttgccttcttcttcttctccttgccttcttcttcttctccttgccttcttcttcttctccttgccttcttcttcttctccttgccttcttcttcttctccttgccttcttcttcttctccttgccttcttcttcttctccttgccttcttcttcttctccttgccttcttcttcttctccttgccttcttcttcttctccttgccttcttcttcttctccttgccttcttcttcttctccttgccttcttcttcttctccttgccttcttcttcttctccttgccttcttcttcttctccttgccttcttcttcttctccttgccttcttcttcttctccttgccttcttcttcttctccttgccttcttcttcttctccttgccttcttcttcttctccttgccttcttcttcttctccttgccttcttcttcttctccttgccttcttcttcttctccttgccttcttcttcttctccttgccttcttcttcttctccttgccttcttcttcttctccttgccttcttcttcttctccttgccttcttcttcttctccttgccttcttcttcttctccttgccttcttcttcttctccttgccttcttcttcttctccttgccttcttcttcttctccttgccttcttcttcttctccttgccttcttcttcttctccttgccttcttcttcttctccttgccttcttcttcttctccttgccttcttcttcttctccttgccttcttcttcttctccttgccttcttcttcttctccttgccttcttcttcttctccttgccttcttcttcttcttcttgccttcttcttcttcttcttgccttcttcttcttcttcttgccttcttcttcttcttcttgccttcttcttcttcttcttgccttcttcttcttcttcttgccttcttcttcttcttcttgccttcttcttcttcttcttgccttctcctcctccttctcctcttcttgccttctcctcctccttctcctccttctctccctctgcgtgcctgaaggccgacccacgcgtagccggtgacgggataacgcgtaattccccaccctgggtagacaagtaaggcacgcacgtacccactggtaaaggccaggcccggggggtgattgcctgagctgacaccttccgaccatgccgattggtccctccgtccgtttctcgagaggtgtgaacaatcacctaaggcgggagtgccctctgagagggtccccacaaggaaggagcgcgccatcggagatgctggcaatcatgggggattcctccgcaatggatttttcttctttttctctctagacttctgcccacaaacggaaacttgaccagccaccagtgacaaaagtactaccgcctgcctcacagttcctcgtagtttctcgatctgaggacggaaaggatttttcatctgtcaaccctttcgttatccagaagggcgtaggtgccatagccggatctgtcaagtcttgtaccaggttgcgtaatggtaccttgttactagaaactgagagcgcctttcaggcacaaaaactgcttcgggccacactcctgtacacgttccctgtccgggtggaggctcaccgcactttgaattcatctcgtggtgtggtctatactagatcactcgacggattgactgacgaggagattgtctttcctcgctgagcagggcatgacggctgtccatagggtcatgaaaaaggtcaacaatgaccttgtactgacccggacacttttcttgacctttgatagtgttcagctgccgtcacgcatcaaggtGGGCTAAGAGGTTATTTCTGTTGACCCCTATGTccagacacctacgcgctgctaccagtgtcagcgttttaatcacactcgccattcttgttccaatgcggctacatgtgtgagttgtggcagggatgcccatgagggtgactgtccacctccgtctccgtgtgaactgtcgcggtgaccatgcagcgtcctcccgcgactgtccgtctaaaaggaagaacgctgtatccaagaaattcaggTCAAagggaaagtgtccacctcggctgctcgcaagctatgtgctagtaggaagcccacgttgctcccagcgggaaaatacagtactgtcctcacctctcctcggactaccagggaggtggcgacggacatgcgatctgaccttcagcactacggtcatccgttcggccagtgctaagatcgcccggtcgatgtCTCCTGTTCCTCccatcgcccctccgacacaagcacctttatcagcttctgccaggacaaagacacagaagccagaagcacgggccttcaagaaagaaccgtctcgtgcagaccttttacgtacctcgaaccctcagccatcgaccaatccttccacaaaacgaccttccaagaaggtcaTAGGAaccacagttctccttccccgccacggcgcatttctcctcctgcaccccccagcggttgccgccccaggccgtcactcGTTTCGCCTGGCTGCACTGCTGGTAgctgaacatctggccgttcaccagcggaggaagctcccctcccggccatcttcacaagatggccgatgaacctatagaacaaatggacaatgactgtccgcctcctgctagcgggggcagtgctcgctcgaagccgggccctcagcggccttcgagatgaccccttcttgcatcttcttcttatcacgatggcacttattcactggaatattcacagcattcgctccaaccgagaggactttaaattgctgctccgcttgcaccgtccgctcgtcgtcgccctccaggaaacgaagctacgcccatgcgatcaaattgccttggcacactaaacctctgtgcgttttgacttaccccctgtggcaggtattccggctcatggaggggttatgttgctggtccgggatgatatctactatgatcccatcacattgcacaccggcctgcaggcagttgccgtccgcattactctccccacttttacattttccatttgtaccgtttacactccatcgtcgtctgccgttaccagtgcagacatgctgcaaattattgctcagctccctgcaccatttttgttaactggagacttcaatgctcaccatcctctttgggggtctccagcatcctgtccgaggggctccctgttagcagacgttttcaaccagctcaatcttgtctgcctcaatactggcgcccctactttcctttcagacacctctcacacctattaccatttagacctctctgtatgtactacccaacttgcacgacggtttgagtggtatgtgctttctgatacatattcgagcgaccgcttcccgtgtgttatccatctcctgcatcatacccactCTCCgtactcaactagttggaacatctccaaagcagactgggggctcttcacttccagggcgacctttcaagaccaaaccttcacaagctgcggtagtcaggccgcacacctcacggtcgacattctcactgctgctgaatattccatccctcacattacttcttctccacgcctcgtaccggtcccctggtggaccgcagcatgtagacgcCTTATGTGcttgtcgacgtgctttacgcacctttaaacgccaccctacagtcgcgaattgtatcacttacaaacgattacgtgcgcagtgtcatcatatttttaaagaaagcaagaaagccagctgggctgctttcacaagcaccttaaaCAGTTTTACTACTCCTTCtattgtctggggtagcctgcgccggctatctggcactaaggtccactcaccagtttctggcttgacggtcacgaatgacgtccttgtggcccctgaggatgtctccgaTGCCtttggccgctttttcgcagaggtttcgagctccactcattacccccctgccttcctcccccgaaaacaggcagaggaggctcggccacctaatttccacccctcgaattgtgaaaactacaatgctccattcaccatgcgggaactcaaaaatgcacttgcccggtcacggtcctccgctccggggcctgattctattcatattcagatgctgaagaacctttctcctgcgggtaaaggtttccttcttcgtacttacaatcgcatctggattgagggacatgttcccgcatgctggcgcgagtctattgttgtaccgattcctaagccagggaaagacaagcacttgccttccagttatcgacccatctcgcttaccagctgtgtctgtaaggtgatggagcgaatggttaactctcatttggtttggctgctcgaatctcgacgcctacttaccaatgtacgatGTGGATTTcctaggcgccgctctgctgttgaccatctggttaccttgtcgaccttcgttatgaataacttcttgcggaagcgcccgaccgcggctgtgttctttgatttggagaaggcttacgccacctgttggagggcgggcattctccgcaccatgcatacatggggctttcccagtcgcctccctctttttattcgttcctttttaatggatcgacagttcagggtacgtgtgggttctgtcctgtcagaaacctttcgccaggagaatggggtgccacagggctccgttttgagcgtcgctctcttagccatagcgatcaatccaataatggattgcctcccagatgatgtatcaggctcccttttcgtggacgattttgccatctattgcagcgcacagcgtacacgtttcctggagtgctgtcttcacCGTTCTCTTGacagtctttactcctggagtgtcaccaatggcttccgtttttctgccaagaaaacggtctgtattaacttctggcgctacaaagagtttctcccaccgtccttaagacttggtcccgttgctctcccattcgtggagacaacaaaatttttaggtcttacatttgacaggaaacttagttggtctccacatgtcttatttggctgtccgttgtacccgttctctaaatgtcctccgtgttctcaatggcacgtcgtggggagcggatcgaaccgtcctacttcgcctatatcggtcgatcgtccgctccaagctggattatgggtgctttgtatactcctctgcaaggccatccatcttacgccgcctcaactccatacaacattggggtttatggcttgcgatcggagcgttttatactagtcccgtcgagagtcttcatgctgaagccggtgaattgccactcacctatcggtgcgatatactgctttgtcgttacgcctgtcggctactgtcaatgcccgaccacccatcgtatcgttccttttttgactactctctcgaccatcaatacgggttgtatgtctctgccctgctaccctctagagttcgctttcgtcgcctccttcaactccttgatttttcactccctgcaacctttagagtgggcgagagccacacgcaaccttggctccaggctcaggttcacgttcaccttgacctcacctcgctcccaaaggaggttacccccagttcagtataccactcccgttttgtcgaacttcgtttgaagttcattaatattacattcatttatacagatggctctaagaccaatgacggggtcgggtgttcttttattgtcggggcacaaagtttcaaataccggctacatggccattgttcggtcttcacagctgagctctttgccctctattaGGCTGTTCTTTATGTCTGCCGCCACTGGCatactgcttatgtcatctgctctgattctctgagcgccatccagagcctcagtgatccgtatccggtgcaccctttcgtgcaccggatccaacgctctcttcagcagctggtggacgacgggtctccagttagctttatgtgggttcatggccatgtcggtatccctgggaacgaagctgcagatgccgtggccaaggctgcggtccttcagcctcggacggcttcttgttgtgtcccttcatcagattgtagcatggtcatttgtcggcgcattttatcgctgtggtatgcagattgggctgcacttagggacaacaagcttcaggccttgaaacctcttcccgcagcttggacgtcctcctcacgcgcTTCTTGGCGGGAGGTCGttttatagtgttgacccttttagttgcttttttaaccttgtgcctcgcggtacatacctaaattagtcagggcgctaatgaccattgtagttgtgcgccctaaaaccacaaaaaaaatgcaTTTATTCTGTCAATTACCAGTTTCAGCTGTCAATCTTATTCAGGTAAATTTATTTCTTGCATGCGTGCGCGTGTGCATACAGCTTCATATTGTGATGTGTTGATCTGAGTTTAAATGGGAGGTTGAATGGAAGAAATGCATGCAGCTAAACatgtgctttctctctctctctctctctctctctctctctctctctctctctctctctctctgcctgcaaTATTTTGAATGTCAGACCTGTTAAGTTACTTTGATCATTCTTATTAAACTGTATGCTACTGTCTTTGAGAGTTTACAAGCAATGGAGGCAATTTAATGGCCATTTGGTATTAAAGTGAACCTTATGGTTGAAGACATCTTCCTCATTCTCACTTACAGTGGAAGCTTGCTTTTTTTGTATTAGACGGGACCAATGTCATTCATATTATCGAAGGTTCATGAAAAATTAGAATTACATGGGTTAGCACCACTGTTATCGTCTACAGATGAACATAAACAGTAATAATGTCAGAAATAATATTGTAGCCAGTCTGGCTGTTTCACAGCCATCCATTAACATCACCTATTTCTGAGCGTTCTGGAATATTTGCCAATGCTTCAACAAACTCAATTGGGTGAACATTGTTACACTGTTTTACTGGACTCCAAAATATCTGGTAATGGATTTTTCCAGGGCTTACAGGATTTTCAGCCATAGGATACCACACAGATGCAGTTCTATAAATGTCTGACActtacagatttccagaatgaaattttcactggaatatgtgctgatatgaaacttcctggcagattaaaactgtgctggactgagactcgaacttgaaaCCTTTGTCTTCTGTGGGCAAGTgcgttaccatctgagctaccaaagcaagagttgtagcctgtcctcgcAGGTTTATTTCTGCTAGTAccttgtttcctaccttccaaagttcacagaagtcaGTTCCTGAGTTTGAgttttggtccagcacacagttttaatctgccaggaagtttcatttatagATTTCTGCCATACTTTCTCGAACTCCATGCTGCTTTGGGTAGAACAGTACTGTTACAGTAGTTGGTCGAAATCTCACTTTGATGTTGCCAATgacctgtttgtctgtacatggatgtgatggtcAACCAATCATATGGCTTTCAGGCAAATCCTCACTGACAGTGCCAGGATCCTTGTatggcactttgctgacttttgcTCCATTTGTGATGACAATCATTTAATTCAATTATCACTTCTAGATTATCAATACTGTATACTTACTATGCCTGAAAGACAGACATGAATGTAGCAGAGATCTGGATtaatgagggactgatgaccaagatTCCACAGTATTTAGGATGtgcaggttcctatttttaaaatttgtttgaaattgatTTTCTGCACTTTCTACAGCGGTGTTTTTGGTTTGGTCATGAAATCACTTTCATGAGGAAAAGGTGAAGAACAGCAAAACAGTTGCAACAGTAAAAAAGGTTTAGTAAAATGCCTTGACCTAGGTTTTGATGTCTGTCTTCAAAAGGATCTATGATTAACACCAGTTACATAATGCTGTGGTGTTACATTAAAAATGTAGCCACAAGATGCAAAAGATGATAAATTTTACCTCCATTATAAAATAATCAAAACATGTTGACTGTCATTAGTGTGCTTCACAGCTGCACTTTATCTATAttagtttctttgaattttttttacataaatccaCATTATGTAACCACTGTCAATCATTCTGAAGATGTTTTTTATGTCAAAATCTGTCAAGGGGTTTCATCAAACCTTTTTGTCGTTGCATCTGATTAGACTATTTTCCACCTTTCCCTCACGAAGAGTGCATTCTACAGTTGCCGCTTCCAGCCATGTTCAAGATTTTAAAGGAATTCTTTTGTGACGTATATATTATTCCAATAAAATATTGGCCTCTGGAGCAGCTTATCTGCTGAAGGATTAAAAAAGGGAGGAGGGGGTGTCGTAGACTATTGGACAACAATGTGATGAGcagtaatattgaaatttattttcttatgagCCACCCATATAGAATTGTCTAAATGATGATCCTTTCACCATTTGAGACTTGCATTTCGTTCTGGATATACTATAACTTTGGCTTTGTAGCAATTTTCTAGGGATTCCTAAATTACATTGCATGACCTAGCTGATGTCAAGATCATTACTCAATGAAATGGGGGCCAAATCTCATTACTCTGGGATATTTTTGTAAGGAAAAGTTAGGCAAGATTTCAAACTTCGTATCTTAACTCTTACCTGATATGGTGGTTAGTTAGTTTAATGttgcatggatcattttgcacgatgaa carries:
- the LOC126298294 gene encoding trichohyalin-like, whose protein sequence is MAENPVSPGKIHYQIFWSPVKQCNNVHPIEFVEALANIPERSEIEEEEGKKKKKKARRRRRRQEEEEEGKKKKKKARRRRRRQEEEEEGKKKKKKARRRRRRQGEEEEGKEKKKKARRRRRRQGEEEEGKEKKKKARRRRRRQGEEEEGKEKKKKARRRRRRQGEEEEGKEKKKKARRRRRRQGEEEEGKEKKKKARRRRRRQGEEEEGKEKKKKARRRRRRQGEEEEGKEKKKKARRRRRRQGEEEEGKEKKKKARRRRRRQGEEEEGKEKKKKARRRRRRQGEEEEGKEKKKKARRRRRRQGEEEEGKEKKKKARRRRRRQGEEEEGKEKKKKARRRRRRQGEEEEGKEKKKKARRRRRRQGEEEGKEKKKARRRRRQGEEEGKEKKKARRRRRQGEEEGKEKKKARRRRRQGEEEGKEKKKARRRRRQGEEEGKEKKKARRRRRQGEEEGKEKKKARRRRRQGEEEGKEKKKARRRRRQGEEEGKEKKKARRRRRQGEEEGKEKKKARRRRRQGEEEGKEKKKARRRRRQGEEEGKEKSK